A stretch of the Ostrea edulis chromosome 9, xbOstEdul1.1, whole genome shotgun sequence genome encodes the following:
- the LOC125660238 gene encoding E3 ubiquitin-protein ligase hrd-like protein 1: MPMEGDFSSFVVRSVVSSTVIMSRHHWTEVGYNSVFWLGVLWSATNLFWLFVYSTCITLTASVVLVIILMIFNKSDSNISEYIFLAFWGIFSYFTNCSIRMPTSEDVAYGSQTFSPEAGSLRYFALTLLVASAKDGGQFGIWIISVTCASVLLNYLCVQIHNTDFEENSNEPNAGTYSRILSLSLLLLIFLTSYLVIASASSFAIIILLAFFRIQLVIKSIEKKFKERYGEFSTRSELFYYFLSAGYICAYVFFVKTSQPPLFSIPIIFLSIETVYYIYLIFENIWVLRRYRENFWKNTFTVPNTKKGNQCPVCLADIWSGRMTSCGHVFHSDCLVRCLRQSSVCPMCRSVVIGNKKCK; this comes from the exons ATGCCAATGGAGGGCGATTTCTCGAGTTTTGTCGTTCGAAGCGTTGTTTCCTCCACAGTGATCATGTCGAGACACCACTGGACGGAAGTCG GTTACAACTCAGTGTTCTGGTTGGGCGTACTATGGTCAGCAACAAACCTCTTTTGGCTGTTCGTCTACTCAACATGTATAACCTTGACAGCGTCCGTTGTCCTTGTGATTATTCTAATGATTTTCAACAAGTCTGATAGTAACATCAGTGAATACATTTTTCTAGCTTTCTGGGGAATATTCTCCTATTTTACCAACTGTTCAATACGCATGCCCACTTCGGAAGATGTTGCCTATGGTTCTCAGACCTTTTCGCCAGAGGCAGGGTCTCTGCGGTATTTTGCTCTTACGTTACTCGTAGCCAGTGCCAAAGACGGAGGACAGTTTGGTATTTGGATAATATCTGTCACGTGCGCCTCAGTTCTTCTGAATTATCTCTGTGTACAAATACATAACACggattttgaagaaaattcaAATGAACCCAACGCAGGAACATATTCAAGAATATTGTCACTATCTCTTTTACTTCTAATATTTTTAACGTCCTATCTGGTCATCGCTTCCGCATCATCGTTTGCAATAATTATATTATTGGCATTTTTTCGAATTCAACTTGTAATAAaatcaatagaaaaaaaatttaaagagagATATGGTGAGTTTTCCACTAGATCTGAGttattttactattttctgtcagcGGGTTATATCTGTGCATATGTGTTTTTTGTTAAAACTTCACAACCTCCTTTGTTCTCAATTCCGATTATCTTTCTGTCCATAGAaactgtatattatatttacttaatttttgaaaacatatgGGTTTTACGAAGATACAGAGAGAACTTTTGGAAAAATACATTTACTGTGCCGAATACCAAGAAAGGAAATCAATGCCCCGTGTGTTTGGCTGATATTTGGTCCGGAAGAATGACGTCATGTGGTCACGTGTTTCATTCTGACTGTCTTGTTCGATGCCTTCGTCAGTCCTCTGTTTGTCCGATGTGTAGGAGTGTTGTTATTGgtaacaaaaaatgtaaatga
- the LOC125658074 gene encoding myosin regulatory light chain B, smooth adductor muscle-like isoform X1 codes for MADDAQQQKVRAATSNVLTKFNQRVIQEMKEAFTMIDQNRDGFIDVNDLKEMFSSLGSAPDDKTLKAMLAEAPGPLNFTMFLSLFSDKLGGTDPEDSLKNAFAMFDVDGKGKIPEEYIKDLLENMGDNFTKDEMRQTFKEAPIEGGKLDYERFVQIIKGSSSEEA; via the exons ATGGCTGACGAT GCACAACAACAAAAGGTCCGGGCCGCCACCTCTAATGTGTTGACAAAGTTTAATCAGAGGGTCATCCAAGAAATGAAGGAG GCCTTCACAATGATTGACCAGAACAGAGATGGATTTATCGATGTTAATGACCttaaagaaatgttttcatCACTAG GAAGTGCACCCGATGACAAAACCCTGAAAGCTATGTTGGCAGAGGCCCCAGGTCCCCTTAACTTCACCATGTTCCTCTCACTCTTCAGCGACAAACTCGGCG GTACCGATCCCGAGGACTCGTTAAAAAACGCCTTCGCCATGTTTGACGTTGATGGAAAGGGCAAAATTCCAGAGGAATA TATCAAGGACTTATTAGAAAACATGGGAGACAACTTCACAAAGGATGAG atgagaCAGACATTCAAAGAAGCCCCCATTGAAGGAGGAAAGTTAGATTATGAAAGATTTGTACAAATCATAAAGGGAAGCAGCTCAGAGGAAGCATAA
- the LOC125658074 gene encoding myosin regulatory light chain A, smooth adductor muscle-like isoform X2: MQEMKEAFTMIDQNRDGFIDVNDLKEMFSSLGSAPDDKTLKAMLAEAPGPLNFTMFLSLFSDKLGGTDPEDSLKNAFAMFDVDGKGKIPEEYIKDLLENMGDNFTKDEMRQTFKEAPIEGGKLDYERFVQIIKGSSSEEA; encoded by the exons ATGCAAGAAATGAAAGAG GCCTTCACAATGATTGACCAGAACAGAGATGGATTTATCGATGTTAATGACCttaaagaaatgttttcatCACTAG GAAGTGCACCCGATGACAAAACCCTGAAAGCTATGTTGGCAGAGGCCCCAGGTCCCCTTAACTTCACCATGTTCCTCTCACTCTTCAGCGACAAACTCGGCG GTACCGATCCCGAGGACTCGTTAAAAAACGCCTTCGCCATGTTTGACGTTGATGGAAAGGGCAAAATTCCAGAGGAATA TATCAAGGACTTATTAGAAAACATGGGAGACAACTTCACAAAGGATGAG atgagaCAGACATTCAAAGAAGCCCCCATTGAAGGAGGAAAGTTAGATTATGAAAGATTTGTACAAATCATAAAGGGAAGCAGCTCAGAGGAAGCATAA